One window from the genome of Cucumis melo cultivar AY chromosome 12, USDA_Cmelo_AY_1.0, whole genome shotgun sequence encodes:
- the LOC103497122 gene encoding uncharacterized protein LOC103497122, whose protein sequence is MSVVPRRRSTSTRIHILALDGIVNVNSLFTFAVFLGVAWYPTANPAANLLPDDDDGPCAAADSVAQNLIACHVYSFSCFLFSSLIASALKQAIRIIVGGDGGQGETHATVLRVGMVASAVGSVLGCGFLVAALLNLVQIKLGIFGCRRWETVAAAVPLVSLVPSALFIYIALVIHAFTR, encoded by the coding sequence ATGTCCGTCGTTCCACGGCGGCGATCCACCTCCACCAGAATCCACATCCTCGCCCTCGACGGCATCGTCAACGTCAACTCCCTCTTCACTTTCGCCGTCTTCCTCGGCGTCGCCTGGTACCCCACCGCCAACCCCGCCGCCAACCTCCTCCCCGACGACGACGACGGCCCCTGCGCCGCTGCCGATTCTGTCGCCCAAAACCTCATAGCCTGCCATGTTTACTCTTTCAGCTGCTTCTTGTTCTCCAGCCTAATCGCGTCGGCGCTGAAGCAAGCAATCAGAATCATCGTCGGCGGTGATGGTGGGCAGGGTGAGACCCACGCAACGGTGCTACGTGTGGGGATGGTGGCGTCTGCGGTTGGGTCGGTTCTCGGGTGTGGGTTTTTGGTGGCGGCGTTGCTGAATTTGGTTCAGATAAAATTGGGGATTTTCGGTTGCCGGCGGTGGGAGACGGTGGCGGCCGCCGTGCCGTTGGTGAGTTTGGTTCCTTCGGCGCTTTTCATTTACATCGCGCTTGTTATTCACGCCTTCACGCGCTAG
- the LOC103497123 gene encoding uncharacterized protein LOC103497123, translating to MEGKSKGYQTSSFVADLFDVKEAPLSSASGAFATIFPSPQKGAGRNSSSSVDWLKQTNGNQPHHTRQGNSGGSLEPCHLSSSLYYGGQDGYSQAPSAGPSPLPPPPHTMKKSGGQQDDPNGNNSQPASRGNWWQGSLYY from the exons ATGGAGGGAAAGTCTAAAGGGTATCAAACCTCCTCTTTCGTTGCTGATCTTTTCGATGTCAAGGAGGCGCCATTGTCTTCCGCATCAGGTGCCTTTGCAACAATCTTTCCATCTCCACAGAAG gGAGCAGGTAGGAATTCTTCTAGCTCTGTGGATTGGCTAAAACAGACCAATGGAAATCAACCACATCACACCAGACAAGGGAATTCAG GAGGGAGCTTGGAGCCTTGTCATCTGAGTTCATCTCTATACTATGGAGGACAAGATGGTTATTCTCAGGCCCCATCAGCTGGACCATCCCCACTTCCACCCCCACCCCACACT ATGAAGAAAAGTGGGGGTCAACAAGATGATCCAAACGGAAACAACTCTCAACCTGCTTCTAGGGGAAATTGGTGGCAAG GTTCTCTTTATTATTAG